In Choloepus didactylus isolate mChoDid1 chromosome 6, mChoDid1.pri, whole genome shotgun sequence, one DNA window encodes the following:
- the LOC119536286 gene encoding ribosome-recycling factor, mitochondrial-like: protein MALGLRCFRLAHPAFCSSLAALTRPVSEVTLKMLSGRQNDHRQYMAYPALPVRHFATKKAKAKGKGQSQTRVNINTALVEEIINLEEVDEEMKSVMEALNDNFNKTLNIRTSPGSLDHITVVTADGKLALNQIGQISMKSPQLILVNMASFPECTAAAIKAIRESGMNLNPEVEGTLIRVPIPNLQFEAKKMSSIRHHQSQGNACFLRISCQQFLAPPPHRKAHGGIC from the exons ATGGCCTTAGGATTAAGGTGCTTCCGCTTGGCCCACCCCGCCTTTTGCAGCTCCCTTGCAGCCCTGACCAGACCTGTTTCAGAAGTTACACTGAAGATGTTGAGTGGAAGACAAAATGACCATAGGCAATACATGGCCTACCCAGCTTTACCAGTCCGCCATTTTGCTACCAAGAAAGCCAAAGCCAAAGGAAAAGGACAGTCTCAAACCAGAGTGAATATTAATACTGCCTTGGTTGAGGAGATAATCAACTTGGAAGAGgtagatgaagaaatgaagtctGTGATGGAAGCCCTCAATGATAATTTCAACAAGACTCTCAATATAAGGACTTCGCCAGGATCCCTTGATCATATCACTGTGGTAACTGCTGATGGGAAGCTTGCTTTAAACCAGATTGGCCAGATCTCCATGAAGTCGCCACAGCTGATTTTGGTTAACATGGCCAGCTTCCCAGAGTGTACAGCTGCAGCTATCAAGGCTATAAGAGAAAGTGGAATGAATCTGAACCCAGAAGTAGAAGGGACACTGATTCGGGTGCCCATTCCCAA cttacagtttgaggccaagaaaatgtccagcATAAGGCATCATCAAAGCCAAGGCAATGCTTGCTTCCTCAGGATCAGCTGCCAGCAGTTCTTGGCTCCACCACCACAtcgcaaggcacatggtggcatctgctga